In Corynebacterium frankenforstense DSM 45800, the DNA window AGGGGGCCCAGACCGCTCCCGGAGCCCCCACAACACCGGGCGCCGACGCCGCCCCGGGCACGCGCAGCGTGCCCGGCCCCGCGCCGACGTCGAACGGGGCGCCGACGGCGGGCAACGGGACGTCGGCAAGCGGGGGCGACGACTCCGAGACGCGCGTGATCTCTCTGCGCGGCGGGCGCAAGCTGCGCGTGCCGCACGCCGGCAACGGCCGTGGCCGCCCCGCGCCGGGCCGGCGCTTCGGCGGTGGCGGCGGGTACCGCGACGTCCCGCCGCCGCCCGAGCCGATGGACGATGACGTGCCCCCGCCGCCGGACCCCATGGACTACGGCGGCCCCGGCGGACCCGGCGGACCCGGCGGGCCCGGCGGCGCCCCGCCCGCGCCCTACGACCAGCGCGCCGAGGAAGAGGACATGATGCGCGAGGCGTCGCTGCAGCCGGGCAACCTGGACCGTCGCGACGCGATGACGCTGGCGAAGGAGCTGCTCAGCAGGGAGCTCGGCGCCAAGCCGATGTGACCGCCGGGCGCCCGTGCACCCCCGCAGGGGGTGGCGCGGGCGCGCCGGGTGGACGGTAGACTGTGCCCGTCAAAGACACGATGAACCCGAGCCAGGAAGGCGCGACCGTGAACCAGCCCACCCCGCAGGACCAGTCCAACCAGGGGACCCCGGACATGCAGGCGATCCTGCAGCAGGCCCAGGAGATGCAGCAGCAGCTCCAGGCCGCCCAGCAGGAGATTCTCGCCACCGAGCTCGTCGGCTCGGCGGGCAACGGCCTCGTGGAGATCACGCTCACCGGCGGCGGCGAGGTCCGCGGCGTCAAGATCGACCCGAAGGTCGTCGACCCCGAGGACGTCGAGACCCTGCAGGACCTCGTCCAGGGCGCCTTCGCCGACGGCCACGACAAGATCGGCAAGCTGGCCCAGGAGAAGCTCGGCCCGCTGACCCCGAGCTCCGGCCCGGAGGGCGCCAGCGGCCTGTTCGGCTAGAGAGATTGCCGACGTCCCGTCGGCCCCCGTCCGCGCGCGTGCCGCGCCGTGGGCGGGGGCTTCCTGCTGCGCCGTCCCGGCGCATTACACTTGTGTGGTTCCGGAGGAAGGAGAGGATCGCCCGTGTTTGAAGGACCCTTGCAGGACCTCATCGACGAGCTGTCGCGGCTGCCCGGGGTGGGCCCGAAGTCCGCGCAGCGCATCGCCTTCCACCTGCTGCGCGTCGAGCCGGAGGACATCAGCCGGCTGACCACCGCGCTCACGGCGGTCCGCGACGGCGTCAGCTTCTGCCGGATCTGCTGCAACATCTCCGCCGACGACGTCTGCCGCATCTGCGCGGACTCGACCCGCGACGCCTCCGTGATCTGCGTGGTCGAGGAGCCCAAGGACATCCAGGTCATCGAGCGCACCGGCGAGTACGAGGGGCGCTACCACGTGCTCGGCGGGGCGCTCGACCCGCTGGCCAACGTCGGCCCGCGCGAGCTGAACATCTCGCAGCTGCTGCAGCGCATCGGCGGGGTGCTGCCGGACCGCGAGACCGCGGAGTCGACCCCGGAGGCGCCCGCCTACGAGGACACCCCGGAGGTCTCCGAGGTCATCCTGGCCACCGACCCGAACACCGAGGGCGAGGCCACGGCCTCCTACCTGGTGCGCCTGTTGCGCGACTTCCCGGGGCTGAAGATCTCCAAGCTGGCCTCGGGCATGCCGCTGGGCGGCGACCTCGAGTTCGTCGACGAGCTGACGCTCTCGCGCGCGCTGTCGGGGCGCCTGACGGTCTGACCGCCCCGTCTGGGCCGCGTGGCGGCCGCCGCGGCGCACCATGCCGTGGCGCACCGTGCCGTTGCGTGCCGGACACAGACGAATCCCCGCACCTCCGGGAGGGAGGGTGCGGGGATTCGGTTTACCGGGGACCGTCTCAGTGCCGGCGGGCCAGGCGCTCCATGCGTAGCCGGTCGATGACCGGGATCTCCAGCGGCTCGAGCTCCGCGGGCGCGATGCCCATCGCCTGGGCCAGCAGCAGGTCGGCCAGCTGCGGGTTACGCGCCAGCACCGGGCCGTGCATGTAGGTGGCGATCACGCTGCCCTGCACGGCGCCGTCGACACCGGTCTGGGTGCCGTCGCCGCGGCCCTCGGACGCCGCGGTCTGCGCGGCCGTCTCGTCCGCGTTGCCGTTGCCGTGGGTGACCTTGCCCAGCGGCTGCGCGTCCGGGCCCAGGATCGTGGCCCCCAGGTGGTTCTCGAAGCCGGTCAGCGGCTCGGTCAGCCCGGCCGAGGCGCCCGCCCCGGTCGGGGTGGAGGCCAGCTCGCCGATGGCGCGCTCGGCCATCGCGGCCGTGGTGGCGTCGATGAGCCCCACGCCGTCGACCACGCGGTCGCCGACCCGGAAGCTCTCGCCGAGGACCTGCAGGCCGGCGCAGATGGCGATCATCGGCCGCCCGGCCGCCGCCGCGCGCGACAGGCCGCCGTCGGCGATCAGGTGTTCGGCGGCCAGGATCTGCGCGGTGTCCTCGCCGCCGCCGATGGTGTAGACGTCCAGCGACTCCGGCACGGGCTCGCCGAGGGTGATCCGGTGGATCTCCGCCGGGATGTCGCGCATCCGGGCGCGCTGGCGCAGCACCAGAGCGTTGCCGTCGTCGCCGTAGGTGCCCAGAACGTCGGGCAGCACCAGCCCGATCGCAAGCGGTTCGCGGTTCACTTCCCGGCCTCCTCGTCCTTCGTTGCGGCGGCCTCGTCGGCGGCGCCGTCCGCACCTTCCGCGGCGGAGCCGGCGCCCTCGCCGACTCCGGCGGCACCGGCGCCACTGCTGGCACCGGCGGCACCGGCAGAGCCGGCACCTTCGCCGGCTCCGGCCGCGTCCTCGTCGTCGTGCCCGGCCACCGCGCGGTTGAGCGCCTTCTTCAGGTCGCGGAACGCGGTGTAGTTGGCCAGCACCTCGACCCGCCCGGGCGGGCAGGCGCGGATCGCGTCCAGCGGGTCCGGCACCAGGTCGTGGTCGATCCCGGCGTACATCAGGCGCACCGCCAGGTCCGTGCCGCGCTCGCCGGCGGCCTTGACCGAGAGGTTCTCGAAGTCCTCGAACTTCACGTCCCACAGCCAGGAGAGGTCCTCGCCGTCGGCGACCTGCCCGTTGACCGCGATGACCAGCCCGTCGGCGGTGCGGTCCACCATGGACAGGGCCTCCTGCCAGCCGGCCGGGTTCTTGGCCAGCAGCAGGTGCACGGAGCGCTCGCCGAGCTGCACCGTGGAGTAGCGCCCCGCGACGTCGTCGACCTGCTCGGCGGCGCGCACCGCGCGCCCGAAGGGCACGTCGAAGCCGCGCACGG includes these proteins:
- a CDS encoding YbaB/EbfC family nucleoid-associated protein, which codes for MQAILQQAQEMQQQLQAAQQEILATELVGSAGNGLVEITLTGGGEVRGVKIDPKVVDPEDVETLQDLVQGAFADGHDKIGKLAQEKLGPLTPSSGPEGASGLFG
- the recR gene encoding recombination mediator RecR, with protein sequence MFEGPLQDLIDELSRLPGVGPKSAQRIAFHLLRVEPEDISRLTTALTAVRDGVSFCRICCNISADDVCRICADSTRDASVICVVEEPKDIQVIERTGEYEGRYHVLGGALDPLANVGPRELNISQLLQRIGGVLPDRETAESTPEAPAYEDTPEVSEVILATDPNTEGEATASYLVRLLRDFPGLKISKLASGMPLGGDLEFVDELTLSRALSGRLTV
- a CDS encoding type 1 glutamine amidotransferase, which codes for MNREPLAIGLVLPDVLGTYGDDGNALVLRQRARMRDIPAEIHRITLGEPVPESLDVYTIGGGEDTAQILAAEHLIADGGLSRAAAAGRPMIAICAGLQVLGESFRVGDRVVDGVGLIDATTAAMAERAIGELASTPTGAGASAGLTEPLTGFENHLGATILGPDAQPLGKVTHGNGNADETAAQTAASEGRGDGTQTGVDGAVQGSVIATYMHGPVLARNPQLADLLLAQAMGIAPAELEPLEIPVIDRLRMERLARRH